The following proteins are encoded in a genomic region of Sorangiineae bacterium MSr12523:
- a CDS encoding DUF3488 and transglutaminase-like domain-containing protein — protein MRFGLVHRLMTDALAALGVLAIVSTAALSPWTNALLMIGLIGALLIPERWQSRPVLRHLASAGPLAIFVIQAARLVAGRPMLDVSVEFAALLQIVRLATRRGAAHDQQIIVLALLHFVAGTVLGGGLTYGLCFLGFLVVAPGALVLSHLRREVEGNYRQGARDRTGLPVDVPRILRSRRVVGRGFLAATCLISVPIFLFTATLFILFPRVGLSLLLLNHPRPGRMVGFSDRVDLGDVGALRTDLSSAVALRFDIPDLPDPRPSRMVLRLRGTAFDAYDGRAWLRTQTERRAAERAFPGSDLYPLVRQPDGDKDRKATFDLESLDPPVVFLPPHTVALHVHLPSQPLLNEALTLQRGPEGEVRYAGESARGLRYDVYLDRERNPVTEILSPHDRARYLALPPSLPSRIGGLAHAWTDGLPNDYAKAKAVEEKLRTQYKYDFGSPSGGTKQPVDHFLFESKRGHCEFFSTAMAVMLREVGIPTRNVTGFVGGTYNRFGRYYAVRQADAHSWTEVYLDDPVHPGWHTFDPTPPAGAQPLEETTGALVYMRDLVEALSQRWNRYVVGYDLRTQVHLFEDATRQYDRFRAQTGLNRGVLGYLTRAPVVAALLLVAASVGYIIWKRRRRGGKSGEKLAPKTPAEKRLESAAALYRSLDGALMAQGIARPAALPPLAHAEHLQKNKHPLADEILALTQLYLEARFGGVCLTPEATRDFERRVRTLRSTRPEPPDRSVSQPPAAGSATRA, from the coding sequence ATGCGCTTTGGACTCGTTCACCGGCTGATGACGGATGCGCTCGCGGCGTTGGGTGTCCTCGCGATCGTGAGCACCGCCGCACTCAGCCCTTGGACGAATGCGCTGCTCATGATCGGGCTCATTGGTGCGCTGCTCATCCCCGAGCGATGGCAGAGCCGGCCCGTGTTGCGGCACCTCGCCTCGGCCGGACCACTGGCCATCTTCGTCATTCAAGCGGCCCGCCTCGTGGCGGGGCGGCCCATGCTCGATGTCTCCGTCGAGTTCGCGGCGCTGCTTCAGATCGTGCGCCTCGCCACACGCCGCGGTGCCGCGCACGATCAGCAGATCATCGTGCTGGCGCTGCTGCACTTCGTCGCCGGTACGGTGCTCGGCGGAGGCCTGACCTACGGCCTCTGCTTTCTCGGATTTCTCGTGGTCGCGCCGGGCGCGCTCGTGTTGAGCCATCTGCGGCGCGAGGTGGAGGGCAACTACCGCCAAGGCGCACGCGATCGCACCGGGCTTCCCGTGGACGTGCCGCGCATTCTGCGCAGCCGCCGCGTCGTCGGGCGCGGATTTCTCGCGGCCACATGCCTCATCTCGGTGCCCATCTTTCTCTTCACCGCGACGCTCTTCATCCTGTTTCCCCGGGTCGGGCTCTCGCTGCTCTTGCTGAATCATCCGCGACCGGGACGCATGGTCGGCTTCTCCGATCGTGTCGATCTCGGCGACGTCGGCGCCCTGCGCACGGATCTGTCGTCGGCCGTGGCGCTTCGCTTCGACATTCCCGATCTTCCCGATCCGCGACCATCGCGCATGGTGCTGCGTTTGCGCGGCACTGCGTTCGACGCGTACGACGGACGCGCGTGGCTGCGCACGCAGACGGAGAGGCGGGCGGCCGAGCGGGCGTTTCCCGGCTCCGATCTGTATCCGCTGGTGCGCCAGCCCGACGGCGACAAAGACCGCAAGGCCACGTTCGACCTCGAGTCGCTCGATCCGCCGGTGGTCTTCCTTCCGCCGCACACCGTGGCGTTGCACGTCCATCTCCCCAGTCAGCCGCTGCTCAACGAAGCGCTGACCCTGCAGCGCGGGCCCGAAGGCGAGGTGCGCTACGCCGGTGAGAGTGCGCGCGGGCTGCGCTACGACGTGTACCTCGATCGCGAGCGCAATCCCGTGACGGAGATTCTCTCTCCGCACGATCGCGCACGGTATCTCGCGCTGCCGCCGTCGTTGCCGTCGCGCATCGGTGGTCTCGCGCACGCGTGGACGGATGGCCTTCCCAATGATTACGCGAAGGCCAAAGCCGTCGAGGAAAAGCTGCGCACGCAGTACAAGTACGACTTTGGCTCGCCCTCGGGTGGGACGAAGCAGCCCGTCGACCACTTTCTCTTCGAATCGAAACGGGGCCACTGCGAGTTCTTCTCCACGGCGATGGCCGTCATGCTTCGCGAGGTCGGCATTCCCACGCGCAACGTGACGGGTTTCGTCGGGGGAACGTACAACCGATTCGGGCGCTATTACGCCGTTCGGCAGGCCGACGCGCACTCGTGGACGGAGGTGTACCTCGACGATCCGGTGCACCCCGGATGGCACACGTTCGATCCCACGCCGCCAGCCGGTGCGCAGCCGCTCGAAGAGACCACCGGCGCGCTGGTGTACATGCGCGATTTGGTCGAGGCGCTGTCGCAGCGGTGGAACCGGTACGTCGTGGGTTACGATTTGCGCACGCAGGTGCACCTCTTCGAGGACGCGACCCGGCAGTACGATCGCTTCCGTGCGCAGACGGGCCTCAACCGCGGTGTCCTGGGTTACCTGACCCGCGCACCCGTCGTGGCCGCGCTTCTGCTCGTGGCCGCTTCCGTTGGATACATCATTTGGAAGCGGCGCCGCAGGGGAGGGAAGTCGGGCGAGAAACTCGCGCCCAAGACCCCGGCGGAAAAGCGACTCGAGAGTGCCGCCGCGCTCTACCGTTCCTTGGATGGGGCGCTGATGGCTCAAGGCATCGCGCGTCCGGCCGCGCTGCCGCCGCTCGCGCACGCCGAACACCTGCAGAAGAACAAGCACCCGCTGGCGGACGAAATTCTAGCGCTCACCCAACTCTACCTGGAGGCGCGCTTTGGCGGTGTCTGCCTCACGCCAGAGGCGACCCGCGACTTCGAGCGTCGTGTGCGAACGCTGCGTTCGACCCGGCCCGAGCCACCGGATCGGTCCGTATCGCAGCCTCCTGCCGCGGGCTCGGCTACACGAGCGTGA